A part of Macrobrachium nipponense isolate FS-2020 chromosome 26, ASM1510439v2, whole genome shotgun sequence genomic DNA contains:
- the LOC135200292 gene encoding uncharacterized protein LOC135200292 isoform X3, which produces MSQSQLEFNITTTWNGGDIKHDPIQLVLTGSPDGEYLDLAIEAPFFNDPPAPPGPAGQPFYGLWNYEVVEAFFLNDNNQYLEVEVCPWGQHIVLLLNGQRAAIRHSLPLEVNTTRTGNKWIGNARIPVGYLPKNVTKFNAYGIHGSDENRVYESLYPAPGNATAPDFHALEYFNEIDLSEVLPDQASAEMSELWSDSIEGVFRYRIQTAWNGAPIDHAPVEITLQGFTAGVEMNVTAPFFNDPRPPNGREGMPYYGLWEYEVVEMFFLNDKDEYLEVELGPWGEHLLLMLKGARNAIKHSLALDYFAVRDEATGTWKGSAMIPPDYFPPKVSRVNAYAIHGVDDQREYQSLYPAPFDDPDYPAPDFHRLELFRPIDFEYQLANNSEYSDLWKGTINTGSGSGSSSFTPMNEEDNNEDFIGAVTVLGPGAEAFKPTSAPEQLLQSQSHPGAPLPVLNPQGADRVVFQPTPTPIQQSHSRTEGDLPTKHEEVPSRIPKPQLIVPDETRKQREGEAPNFFSPPSLSGHEPRVPHPIRLGNSRRTPTAERQNVERQPSRTSSSQSHDQFQGEPIAPEIPQIRGQRPFIQNQNERPSSFSIRRRPPQFIDGNLPSEQEQFSNIHSPFQSQDQTSASSQFQAHGQVFGTSPVVGERRPAFTVQQEPGSQFVGQPFINQDTRQPPRPTLFQDGSLFHDQRQPNLPNQGRPPFLSPEFPFQDPGQTQFFSDGQPLPNIPGRPQFENRDQQQFLNHGQPHFQDPVETHFQDPAQPQFPNNVGTRFSNQGHSQIQVNERLPIQSESHSPSSAVFESQGAFEHNGQGQSPVQFTETAHPDEFNPTESPNFQTEDQNIQGHQTFDVPGSVSSVAQPHRPVGLEEALTPEVQEALDTLSEGSPALPPPHPVCFERGLVPDPERCYVFHECVLEAGQWEMYSWRCKRGQIFDPVSVACVRGRCARRGQLRRRVRGQLH; this is translated from the exons AT GTCCCAGTCGCAGCTGGAATTCAACATTACGACTACCTGGAATGGCGGAGATATTAAACACGACCCCATCCAGTTAGTCCTCACAGGGAGCCCAGATGGGGAATACCTAGATCTTGCCATCGAGGCTCCATTCTTCAACGACCCTCCAGCTCCACCTGGCCCAGCTGGTCAGCCATTCTACGGCCTTTGGAACTATGAAG TGGTGGAAGCTTTCTTCTTGAACGATAACAACCAATACCTGGAAGTGGAAGTTTGTCC ATGGGGACAGCACATTGTCCTCCTCCTGAACGGACAAAGGGCCGCTATACGTCATTCCCTGCCCCTCGAAGTCAACACGACGAGGACGGGAAATAAGTGGATTGGTAATGCAAGAATACCGGTAGGGTACCTGCCCAAAAAT GTAACCAAGTTTAACGCTTATGGTATACACGGCTCAGACGAAAACAGGGTTTATGAAAGCCTCTACCCTGCTCCTGGAAATGCTACTGCTCCTGACTT CCACGCCCTCGAGTACTTCAACGAAATCGACCTTTCTGAAGTGCTGCCTGATCAGGCGAGCGCAGAGATGTCAGAACTGTGGTCTGATTCAATCGAAGG AGTATTCCGATACAGAATCCAGACTGCCTGGAATGGCGCCCCCATAGACCACGCACCTGTCGAAATTACCTTGCAGGGATTTACG GCCGGAGTAGAAATGAACGTTACAGCTCCATTCTTCAATGATCCTCGCCCTCCCAATGGCAGGGAGGGAATGCCATACTACGGTCTTTGGGAGTATGAAG TTGTGGAAATGTTCTTCCTTAACGATAAAGACGAATACCTCGAGGTTGAACTTGGTCCTTGGGGTGAACACCTCTTGCTCATGCTCAAAGGGGCACGCAATGCCATCAAACACTCGTTAGCCCTTGACTACTTTGCTGTGAGGGACGAAGCAACC GGGACGTGGAAAGGTTCTGCCATGATTCCTCCCGACTATTTCCCTCCCAAAGTGAGCAGAGTGAACGCCTATGCCATCCATGGCGTCGACGATCAGCGGGAATACCAGTCCCTGTACCCTGCACCTTTTGACGATCCCGATTACCCAGCTCCAGATTT CCATCGCCTCGAGCTCTTCCGTCCAATTGACTTCGAGTACCAGCTGGCCAACAACAGCGAATACTCGGACCTCTGGAAGGGAACCATCAATACGGGTTCGGGTTCGGGTTCCAGCTCTTTCACG CCCATGAACGAAGAAGACAACAATGAAGATTTCATAGGGGCAGTAACTGTCCTAGGTCCTGGTGCTGAAGCTTTCAAACCAACTTCTGCTCCCGAGCAACTGCTGCAATCACAGTCACACCCAGGGGCCCCATTGCCAGTTTTAAACCCGCAGGGCGCAGATAGGGTAGTCTTTCAACCCACTCCTACACCTATACAGCAGTCACATTCACGCACTGAAGGAGACCTACCCACCAAACACGAAGAAGTGCCATCAAGAATACCCAAACCTCAGTTAATTGTGCCCGATGAAACCCGTAAGCAACGTGAGGGGGAAGCGCCAAATTTCTTTAGTCCCCCATCCCTCTCTGGACATGAACCTAGAGTGCCACACCCCATTAGGTTAGGTAACAGTCGCCGCACTCCTACCGCAGAGCGTCAAAATGTTGAGAGGCAACCTTCAAGAACTTCAAGTTCTCAGAGCCATGATCAGTTCCAAGGCGAACCGATTGCTCCTGAAATTCCGCAGATTCGGGGCCAGAGACCTTTCATTCAGAATCAGAATGAGAGACCATCGAGTTTCAGCATACGAAGAAGACCTCCTCAGTTTATTGATGGGAACTTACCCAGTGAACAGGAGCAGTTTTCTAACATTCATTCTCCATTCCAGTCTCAAGATCAAACTTCAGCATCTTCCCAATTCCAGGCGCACGGACAAGTGTTTGGAACGTCTCCTGTTGTAGGTGAAAGGAGACCTGCCTTCACAGTGCAGCAAGAGCCAGGTTCTCAGTTCGTCGGGCAACCGTTTATTAATCAAGATACCAGACAACCACCAAGGCCCACCCTTTTCCAGGATGGTTCTTTATTCCATGATCAGAGACAACCTAATTTACCAAACCAAGGTCGTCCCCCATTCTTGAGTCCCGAATTCCCGTTCCAAGATCCAGGTCAAACTCAGTTCTTTAGTGATGGACAGCCATTACCGAATATCCCAGGTAGACCTCAATTCGAAAATCGTGATCAACAGCAGTTCCTAAACCACGGACAGCCTCATTTCCAGGATCCGGTGGAAACACATTTCCAAGACCCAGCTCAACCTCAGTTCCCAAATAATGTGGGGACTCGGTTCTCTAACCAGGGACACAGTCAAATCCAGGTAAATGAAAGATTACCAATTCAAAGTGAAAGTCACTCTCCAAGCTCTGCAGTTTTTGAAAGTCAAGGAGCTTTTGAGCATAATGGTCAAGGTCAGTCGCCTGTCCAATTTACTGAAACTGCACACCCTGATGAATTTAACCCTACAGAATCACCAAATTTCCAAACTGAAGACCAAAATATTCAAGGCCACCAAACTTTTGATGTCCCAGGATCAGTATCAAGTGTTGCCCAACCTCACCGTCCAGTAGGGTTAGAGGAAGCCTTAACTCCTGAGGTACAGGAAGCCCTCGACACTCTCTCTGAGGGAAGTCCTGCTTTGCCACCTCCTCATCCAGTCTGCTTCGAGCGAGGTCTGGTGCCAGACCCAGAACGATGCTATGTATTCCACGAGTGTGTGTTAGAGGCAGGCCAGTGGGAAATGTATTCTTGGAGATGCAAACGAGGTCAAATTTTCGATCCTGTAAGTGTAGCATGTGTGAGAGGTAGATGCGCAAGAAGAGGTCAGCTCAGGAGAAGGGTAAGGGGACAATTGCATTAG
- the LOC135200292 gene encoding uncharacterized protein LOC135200292 isoform X2, producing the protein MDVRWILLLALAFITGHVRSQSQLEFNITTTWNGGDIKHDPIQLVLTGSPDGEYLDLAIEAPFFNDPPAPPGPAGQPFYGLWNYEVVEAFFLNDNNQYLEVEVCPWGQHIVLLLNGQRAAIRHSLPLEVNTTRTGNKWIGNARIPVGYLPKNVTKFNAYGIHGSDENRVYESLYPAPGNATAPDFHALEYFNEIDLSEVLPDQASAEMSELWSDSIEGVFRYRIQTAWNGAPIDHAPVEITLQGFTAGVEMNVTAPFFNDPRPPNGREGMPYYGLWEYEVVEMFFLNDKDEYLEVELGPWGEHLLLMLKGARNAIKHSLALDYFAVRDEATGTWKGSAMIPPDYFPPKVSRVNAYAIHGVDDQREYQSLYPAPFDDPDYPAPDFHRLELFRPIDFEYQLANNSEYSDLWKGTINTGSGSGSSSFTPMNEEDNNEDFIGAVTVLGPGAEAFKPTSAPEQLLQSQSHPGAPLPVLNPQGADRVVFQPTPTPIQQSHSRTEGDLPTKHEEVPSRIPKPQLIVPDETRKQREGEAPNFFSPPSLSGHEPRVPHPIRLGNSRRTPTAERQNVERQPSRTSSSQSHDQFQGEPIAPEIPQIRGQRPFIQNQNERPSSFSIRRRPPQFIDGNLPSEQEQFSNIHSPFQSQDQTSASSQFQAHGQVFGTSPVVGERRPAFTVQQEPGSQFVGQPFINQDTRQPPRPTLFQDGSLFHDQRQPNLPNQGRPPFLSPEFPFQDPGQTQFFSDGQPLPNIPGRPQFENRDQQQFLNHGQPHFQDPVETHFQDPAQPQFPNNVGTRFSNQGHSQIQVNERLPIQSESHSPSSAVFESQGAFEHNGQGQSPVQFTETAHPDEFNPTESPNFQTEDQNIQGHQTFDVPGSVSSVAQPHRPVGLEEALTPEVQEALDTLSEGSPALPPPHPVCFERGLVPDPERCYVFHECVLEAGQWEMYSWRCKRGQIFDPVSVACVRGRCARRGQLRRRVRGQLH; encoded by the exons GTGGATTCTTCTTCTGGCCCTGGCCTTTATCACAGGCCATGTAAG GTCCCAGTCGCAGCTGGAATTCAACATTACGACTACCTGGAATGGCGGAGATATTAAACACGACCCCATCCAGTTAGTCCTCACAGGGAGCCCAGATGGGGAATACCTAGATCTTGCCATCGAGGCTCCATTCTTCAACGACCCTCCAGCTCCACCTGGCCCAGCTGGTCAGCCATTCTACGGCCTTTGGAACTATGAAG TGGTGGAAGCTTTCTTCTTGAACGATAACAACCAATACCTGGAAGTGGAAGTTTGTCC ATGGGGACAGCACATTGTCCTCCTCCTGAACGGACAAAGGGCCGCTATACGTCATTCCCTGCCCCTCGAAGTCAACACGACGAGGACGGGAAATAAGTGGATTGGTAATGCAAGAATACCGGTAGGGTACCTGCCCAAAAAT GTAACCAAGTTTAACGCTTATGGTATACACGGCTCAGACGAAAACAGGGTTTATGAAAGCCTCTACCCTGCTCCTGGAAATGCTACTGCTCCTGACTT CCACGCCCTCGAGTACTTCAACGAAATCGACCTTTCTGAAGTGCTGCCTGATCAGGCGAGCGCAGAGATGTCAGAACTGTGGTCTGATTCAATCGAAGG AGTATTCCGATACAGAATCCAGACTGCCTGGAATGGCGCCCCCATAGACCACGCACCTGTCGAAATTACCTTGCAGGGATTTACG GCCGGAGTAGAAATGAACGTTACAGCTCCATTCTTCAATGATCCTCGCCCTCCCAATGGCAGGGAGGGAATGCCATACTACGGTCTTTGGGAGTATGAAG TTGTGGAAATGTTCTTCCTTAACGATAAAGACGAATACCTCGAGGTTGAACTTGGTCCTTGGGGTGAACACCTCTTGCTCATGCTCAAAGGGGCACGCAATGCCATCAAACACTCGTTAGCCCTTGACTACTTTGCTGTGAGGGACGAAGCAACC GGGACGTGGAAAGGTTCTGCCATGATTCCTCCCGACTATTTCCCTCCCAAAGTGAGCAGAGTGAACGCCTATGCCATCCATGGCGTCGACGATCAGCGGGAATACCAGTCCCTGTACCCTGCACCTTTTGACGATCCCGATTACCCAGCTCCAGATTT CCATCGCCTCGAGCTCTTCCGTCCAATTGACTTCGAGTACCAGCTGGCCAACAACAGCGAATACTCGGACCTCTGGAAGGGAACCATCAATACGGGTTCGGGTTCGGGTTCCAGCTCTTTCACG CCCATGAACGAAGAAGACAACAATGAAGATTTCATAGGGGCAGTAACTGTCCTAGGTCCTGGTGCTGAAGCTTTCAAACCAACTTCTGCTCCCGAGCAACTGCTGCAATCACAGTCACACCCAGGGGCCCCATTGCCAGTTTTAAACCCGCAGGGCGCAGATAGGGTAGTCTTTCAACCCACTCCTACACCTATACAGCAGTCACATTCACGCACTGAAGGAGACCTACCCACCAAACACGAAGAAGTGCCATCAAGAATACCCAAACCTCAGTTAATTGTGCCCGATGAAACCCGTAAGCAACGTGAGGGGGAAGCGCCAAATTTCTTTAGTCCCCCATCCCTCTCTGGACATGAACCTAGAGTGCCACACCCCATTAGGTTAGGTAACAGTCGCCGCACTCCTACCGCAGAGCGTCAAAATGTTGAGAGGCAACCTTCAAGAACTTCAAGTTCTCAGAGCCATGATCAGTTCCAAGGCGAACCGATTGCTCCTGAAATTCCGCAGATTCGGGGCCAGAGACCTTTCATTCAGAATCAGAATGAGAGACCATCGAGTTTCAGCATACGAAGAAGACCTCCTCAGTTTATTGATGGGAACTTACCCAGTGAACAGGAGCAGTTTTCTAACATTCATTCTCCATTCCAGTCTCAAGATCAAACTTCAGCATCTTCCCAATTCCAGGCGCACGGACAAGTGTTTGGAACGTCTCCTGTTGTAGGTGAAAGGAGACCTGCCTTCACAGTGCAGCAAGAGCCAGGTTCTCAGTTCGTCGGGCAACCGTTTATTAATCAAGATACCAGACAACCACCAAGGCCCACCCTTTTCCAGGATGGTTCTTTATTCCATGATCAGAGACAACCTAATTTACCAAACCAAGGTCGTCCCCCATTCTTGAGTCCCGAATTCCCGTTCCAAGATCCAGGTCAAACTCAGTTCTTTAGTGATGGACAGCCATTACCGAATATCCCAGGTAGACCTCAATTCGAAAATCGTGATCAACAGCAGTTCCTAAACCACGGACAGCCTCATTTCCAGGATCCGGTGGAAACACATTTCCAAGACCCAGCTCAACCTCAGTTCCCAAATAATGTGGGGACTCGGTTCTCTAACCAGGGACACAGTCAAATCCAGGTAAATGAAAGATTACCAATTCAAAGTGAAAGTCACTCTCCAAGCTCTGCAGTTTTTGAAAGTCAAGGAGCTTTTGAGCATAATGGTCAAGGTCAGTCGCCTGTCCAATTTACTGAAACTGCACACCCTGATGAATTTAACCCTACAGAATCACCAAATTTCCAAACTGAAGACCAAAATATTCAAGGCCACCAAACTTTTGATGTCCCAGGATCAGTATCAAGTGTTGCCCAACCTCACCGTCCAGTAGGGTTAGAGGAAGCCTTAACTCCTGAGGTACAGGAAGCCCTCGACACTCTCTCTGAGGGAAGTCCTGCTTTGCCACCTCCTCATCCAGTCTGCTTCGAGCGAGGTCTGGTGCCAGACCCAGAACGATGCTATGTATTCCACGAGTGTGTGTTAGAGGCAGGCCAGTGGGAAATGTATTCTTGGAGATGCAAACGAGGTCAAATTTTCGATCCTGTAAGTGTAGCATGTGTGAGAGGTAGATGCGCAAGAAGAGGTCAGCTCAGGAGAAGGGTAAGGGGACAATTGCATTAG
- the LOC135200292 gene encoding uncharacterized protein LOC135200292 isoform X1 has protein sequence MGDRWILLLALAFITGHVRSQSQLEFNITTTWNGGDIKHDPIQLVLTGSPDGEYLDLAIEAPFFNDPPAPPGPAGQPFYGLWNYEVVEAFFLNDNNQYLEVEVCPWGQHIVLLLNGQRAAIRHSLPLEVNTTRTGNKWIGNARIPVGYLPKNVTKFNAYGIHGSDENRVYESLYPAPGNATAPDFHALEYFNEIDLSEVLPDQASAEMSELWSDSIEGVFRYRIQTAWNGAPIDHAPVEITLQGFTAGVEMNVTAPFFNDPRPPNGREGMPYYGLWEYEVVEMFFLNDKDEYLEVELGPWGEHLLLMLKGARNAIKHSLALDYFAVRDEATGTWKGSAMIPPDYFPPKVSRVNAYAIHGVDDQREYQSLYPAPFDDPDYPAPDFHRLELFRPIDFEYQLANNSEYSDLWKGTINTGSGSGSSSFTPMNEEDNNEDFIGAVTVLGPGAEAFKPTSAPEQLLQSQSHPGAPLPVLNPQGADRVVFQPTPTPIQQSHSRTEGDLPTKHEEVPSRIPKPQLIVPDETRKQREGEAPNFFSPPSLSGHEPRVPHPIRLGNSRRTPTAERQNVERQPSRTSSSQSHDQFQGEPIAPEIPQIRGQRPFIQNQNERPSSFSIRRRPPQFIDGNLPSEQEQFSNIHSPFQSQDQTSASSQFQAHGQVFGTSPVVGERRPAFTVQQEPGSQFVGQPFINQDTRQPPRPTLFQDGSLFHDQRQPNLPNQGRPPFLSPEFPFQDPGQTQFFSDGQPLPNIPGRPQFENRDQQQFLNHGQPHFQDPVETHFQDPAQPQFPNNVGTRFSNQGHSQIQVNERLPIQSESHSPSSAVFESQGAFEHNGQGQSPVQFTETAHPDEFNPTESPNFQTEDQNIQGHQTFDVPGSVSSVAQPHRPVGLEEALTPEVQEALDTLSEGSPALPPPHPVCFERGLVPDPERCYVFHECVLEAGQWEMYSWRCKRGQIFDPVSVACVRGRCARRGQLRRRVRGQLH, from the exons GTGGATTCTTCTTCTGGCCCTGGCCTTTATCACAGGCCATGTAAG GTCCCAGTCGCAGCTGGAATTCAACATTACGACTACCTGGAATGGCGGAGATATTAAACACGACCCCATCCAGTTAGTCCTCACAGGGAGCCCAGATGGGGAATACCTAGATCTTGCCATCGAGGCTCCATTCTTCAACGACCCTCCAGCTCCACCTGGCCCAGCTGGTCAGCCATTCTACGGCCTTTGGAACTATGAAG TGGTGGAAGCTTTCTTCTTGAACGATAACAACCAATACCTGGAAGTGGAAGTTTGTCC ATGGGGACAGCACATTGTCCTCCTCCTGAACGGACAAAGGGCCGCTATACGTCATTCCCTGCCCCTCGAAGTCAACACGACGAGGACGGGAAATAAGTGGATTGGTAATGCAAGAATACCGGTAGGGTACCTGCCCAAAAAT GTAACCAAGTTTAACGCTTATGGTATACACGGCTCAGACGAAAACAGGGTTTATGAAAGCCTCTACCCTGCTCCTGGAAATGCTACTGCTCCTGACTT CCACGCCCTCGAGTACTTCAACGAAATCGACCTTTCTGAAGTGCTGCCTGATCAGGCGAGCGCAGAGATGTCAGAACTGTGGTCTGATTCAATCGAAGG AGTATTCCGATACAGAATCCAGACTGCCTGGAATGGCGCCCCCATAGACCACGCACCTGTCGAAATTACCTTGCAGGGATTTACG GCCGGAGTAGAAATGAACGTTACAGCTCCATTCTTCAATGATCCTCGCCCTCCCAATGGCAGGGAGGGAATGCCATACTACGGTCTTTGGGAGTATGAAG TTGTGGAAATGTTCTTCCTTAACGATAAAGACGAATACCTCGAGGTTGAACTTGGTCCTTGGGGTGAACACCTCTTGCTCATGCTCAAAGGGGCACGCAATGCCATCAAACACTCGTTAGCCCTTGACTACTTTGCTGTGAGGGACGAAGCAACC GGGACGTGGAAAGGTTCTGCCATGATTCCTCCCGACTATTTCCCTCCCAAAGTGAGCAGAGTGAACGCCTATGCCATCCATGGCGTCGACGATCAGCGGGAATACCAGTCCCTGTACCCTGCACCTTTTGACGATCCCGATTACCCAGCTCCAGATTT CCATCGCCTCGAGCTCTTCCGTCCAATTGACTTCGAGTACCAGCTGGCCAACAACAGCGAATACTCGGACCTCTGGAAGGGAACCATCAATACGGGTTCGGGTTCGGGTTCCAGCTCTTTCACG CCCATGAACGAAGAAGACAACAATGAAGATTTCATAGGGGCAGTAACTGTCCTAGGTCCTGGTGCTGAAGCTTTCAAACCAACTTCTGCTCCCGAGCAACTGCTGCAATCACAGTCACACCCAGGGGCCCCATTGCCAGTTTTAAACCCGCAGGGCGCAGATAGGGTAGTCTTTCAACCCACTCCTACACCTATACAGCAGTCACATTCACGCACTGAAGGAGACCTACCCACCAAACACGAAGAAGTGCCATCAAGAATACCCAAACCTCAGTTAATTGTGCCCGATGAAACCCGTAAGCAACGTGAGGGGGAAGCGCCAAATTTCTTTAGTCCCCCATCCCTCTCTGGACATGAACCTAGAGTGCCACACCCCATTAGGTTAGGTAACAGTCGCCGCACTCCTACCGCAGAGCGTCAAAATGTTGAGAGGCAACCTTCAAGAACTTCAAGTTCTCAGAGCCATGATCAGTTCCAAGGCGAACCGATTGCTCCTGAAATTCCGCAGATTCGGGGCCAGAGACCTTTCATTCAGAATCAGAATGAGAGACCATCGAGTTTCAGCATACGAAGAAGACCTCCTCAGTTTATTGATGGGAACTTACCCAGTGAACAGGAGCAGTTTTCTAACATTCATTCTCCATTCCAGTCTCAAGATCAAACTTCAGCATCTTCCCAATTCCAGGCGCACGGACAAGTGTTTGGAACGTCTCCTGTTGTAGGTGAAAGGAGACCTGCCTTCACAGTGCAGCAAGAGCCAGGTTCTCAGTTCGTCGGGCAACCGTTTATTAATCAAGATACCAGACAACCACCAAGGCCCACCCTTTTCCAGGATGGTTCTTTATTCCATGATCAGAGACAACCTAATTTACCAAACCAAGGTCGTCCCCCATTCTTGAGTCCCGAATTCCCGTTCCAAGATCCAGGTCAAACTCAGTTCTTTAGTGATGGACAGCCATTACCGAATATCCCAGGTAGACCTCAATTCGAAAATCGTGATCAACAGCAGTTCCTAAACCACGGACAGCCTCATTTCCAGGATCCGGTGGAAACACATTTCCAAGACCCAGCTCAACCTCAGTTCCCAAATAATGTGGGGACTCGGTTCTCTAACCAGGGACACAGTCAAATCCAGGTAAATGAAAGATTACCAATTCAAAGTGAAAGTCACTCTCCAAGCTCTGCAGTTTTTGAAAGTCAAGGAGCTTTTGAGCATAATGGTCAAGGTCAGTCGCCTGTCCAATTTACTGAAACTGCACACCCTGATGAATTTAACCCTACAGAATCACCAAATTTCCAAACTGAAGACCAAAATATTCAAGGCCACCAAACTTTTGATGTCCCAGGATCAGTATCAAGTGTTGCCCAACCTCACCGTCCAGTAGGGTTAGAGGAAGCCTTAACTCCTGAGGTACAGGAAGCCCTCGACACTCTCTCTGAGGGAAGTCCTGCTTTGCCACCTCCTCATCCAGTCTGCTTCGAGCGAGGTCTGGTGCCAGACCCAGAACGATGCTATGTATTCCACGAGTGTGTGTTAGAGGCAGGCCAGTGGGAAATGTATTCTTGGAGATGCAAACGAGGTCAAATTTTCGATCCTGTAAGTGTAGCATGTGTGAGAGGTAGATGCGCAAGAAGAGGTCAGCTCAGGAGAAGGGTAAGGGGACAATTGCATTAG